A genomic segment from Fundulus heteroclitus isolate FHET01 chromosome 6, MU-UCD_Fhet_4.1, whole genome shotgun sequence encodes:
- the ap1g2 gene encoding AP-1 complex subunit gamma-like 2, which yields MSPSVPLQEMIRAIRSARTQCEERGVIQRECAAIRAQFRNTDNEGRSHNLAKLLYVHMLGYPAHFGQMECVRMIASPRYSDKRVGYLGAMMLLDEKQDASLLITNSIKNDLSHSNQYVQSLALCTLACMGSAEMCRDLAPEIDRLLRSSNSYIKKKAALCAVHIVRKVRELGELFVPSARSLLSEKNHGVLHGAVVLITQLCEQSPETLERFRKTVPDLVQIMKGLVISGYSPDHDVAGVSDPFLQVRILRLLRILGRHNEAASDAMNDLLAQVATNTDSTKTVGNAVLYETVLTVLDIKSESGLRVLAVNILGRFLLNNDRNIRYIAMTSLQKIVVTDHIAVQRHRGTIVDCLKDQDASVKRRALELSLALVSASNIRSTMKELLIFLSSCPPELRAHAASGIFNAAERYAPSQRWHIDTILHVLTTAGADVRDETVPNLIQLITNTSELHCYTVHKLYRALLTDISQQPLVQVACWCIGEYGDLLLKGECQETEAVQVTEDDVLDALEIVLQSHMSTPTTRGFALTATMKLSTRIIDNVDRIRSVVSIYGSCIDVELQQRAVEYNALFKKYDHMRAAVLERMPVIQKNSVGQTNGEVGEETVKESQAAKVAQKEMALPPQPAGQVCDLLDLLGGSQEPLQPSSSLGGAASTQPTTAGGDLLDLLGGLEPTPPTPAPAVTVYEKNGVTLTISCEQQSDSGLTVTLTASNSSDSDISGFTLQAAVPKSVQLQMRAPSRDSLPANGAAKLTQLVILNNPNKVNLKMRIRVSYTSQGSAVQDMVQVDSFPGIGAAGL from the exons ATGGAGTGCGTTCGGATGATCGCCAGCCCGCGCTACAGCGACAAGCGCGTGGGATACCTGGGAGCCATGATGCTCCTGGACGAGAAGCAGGACGCGAGTCTGCTCATCACAAACTCCATAAAGAA CGACTTGTCTCATAGCAACCAGTACGTTCAGTCTCTGGCTCTCTGCACACTGGCCTGTATGGGATCAGCTGAGATGTGCAGGGATCTGGCCCCAGAGATCGACAGGCTGCTGCGGTCCTCCAACTCTTACATAAAGAAAAAG GCCGCTCTATGCGCCGTTCACATTGTGAGGAAAGTGCGGGAGCTGGGAGAGCTCTTTGTGCCCTCCGCCCGCTCCCTCCTCTCGGAGAAGAACCACG GTGTGTTGCATGGAGCGGTTGTGCTCATCACTCAGCTGTGTGAGCAGAGCCCAGAAACACTGGAGCGGTTCAGGAAG ACAGTCCCAGATCTGGTTCAGATCATGAAAGGCCTGGTGATCTCAGGTTATTCTCCAGACCACGACGTGGCAGGAGTCAGTGATCCTTTCCTACAG GTCCGCATCCTGAGGTTGCTGAGAATCCTCGGTCGGCACAACGAAGCAGCAAGCGATGCCATGAACGACCTCCTGGCTCAG GTGGCCACCAACACAGACAGCACCAAGACCGTAGGCAACGCCGTGCTCTATGAGACCGTGCTCACCGTATTAGACATAAAGTCAGAGAGCGGCCTCAGA GTTTTGGCCGTAAACATCCTGGGAAGATTTCTCCTGAATAACGACAGGAACATTCG GTACATCGCCATGACCTCTCTTCAGAAGATCGTAGTGACCGACCATATTGCAGTTCAGCGGCACCGTGGGACCATAGTGGACTGCCTGAAGGACCAGGACGCGTCTGTTAAGCG GCGGGCTTTGGAGCTCTCCTTGGCTTTGGTGTCGGCCTCCAACATCCGCTCCACGATGAAGGAGCtgctcatcttcctctcctcctgccCCCCAGAACTCAGGGCTCATGCTGCCAGCGGCATTTTCAACGCTGCTGAAAG GTACGCACCCTCCCAGCGCTGGCACATTGACACCATCCTGCATGTCCTCACCACG gcg GGCGCCGATGTGCGAGATGAGACCGTGCCCAACCTTATCCAGCTCATCACCAACACCTCGGAGCTGCACTGCTACACCGTCCACAAGCTCTACCGGGCGCTGCTCACTGACATCTCTCAG CAACCTCTGGTCCAGGTGGCTTGCTGGTGTATAGGAGAGTATGGAGACCTGCTGCTGAAGGGAGAGTGTCAGGAGACAGAAGCTGTGCAG GTCACAGAGGATGACGTCCTGGACGCTTTAGAGATAGTCTTACAGTCGCACATGTCTACTCCAACCACCAGAGGCTTCGCCCTCACCGCCACCATGAAACTGAGCACGCGCATCATAGACAACGTGGA TCGGATCAGAAGCGTGGTCAGCATCTACGGCAGCTGCATAGACGTGGAGCTCCAGCAGAGGGCGGTTGAATACAACGCACTCTTCAAAAAATACGACCACATGAG agcagctgtgctgGAGAGGATGCCGGTGATTCAGAAAAACTCTGTGGGTCAAACCAACGGTGAGGTAGGCGAGGAGACCGTCAAGGAGAGCCAGGCAGCCAAAGTCGCACAGAAAGAGATGGCTCTGCCGCCACAACCAGCTGGACAG GTGTGTGATCTCCTGGACCTGCTGGGTGGCTCTCAGGAACCTCTGCAGCCCAGctcatcactagggggcgcagCGTCAACCCAGCCCACCACTGCTGGGGGAGACCTCCTGGATCTATTGGGTGGGTTGGAGCCCACTCCTCCCACACCAG CTCCCGCCGTGACGGTGTACGAGAAAAACGGCGTGACTTTGACGATAAGCTGCGAACAACAGTCCGACTCAGGCCTGACGGTCACGCTCACAGCCTCCAACTCCTCTGACTCAGACATCAGCGGCTTCACCCTGCAGGCTGCGGTGCCCAAG AGCGTGCAGCTTCAAATGAGGGCCCCTAGCAGGGACTCCCTTCCTGCTAACGGTGCCGCTAAACTGACTCAGCTGGTCATCCTCAACAACCCAAACAAG GTCAATCTGAAAATGAGGATCCGCGTCTCCTACACCAGCCAGGGCTCAGCCGTTCAGGACATGGTCCAGGTGGACTCCTTCCCAGGAATCGGTGCTGCTGGACTCTGA